The proteins below are encoded in one region of Pongo pygmaeus isolate AG05252 chromosome 20, NHGRI_mPonPyg2-v2.0_pri, whole genome shotgun sequence:
- the LOC129019478 gene encoding LOW QUALITY PROTEIN: vomeronasal type-1 receptor 2-like (The sequence of the model RefSeq protein was modified relative to this genomic sequence to represent the inferred CDS: inserted 2 bases in 2 codons) gives MTHTPYPAPFALYPINISAAWHXGATTGLRILVVVVPRXQLSFLLSLCLVSLFLHSLVSAHGEKPTDPVGLDPTLFQVVVGILGNFSLLCYYMVLYFRGYKPRSTDLILRHLTVADSLVILTRGIPETMATFGLKQFDNYFGCKFLLYAHGVGRGVSIGSTCLLSVLQVIIINPRNSRWAEMKVKAPKYIGLSNILCWAFHMLVNAIFPIYTTGKWSNNNITKKGDLGYCSAPLSDEVTKSVYAAFTSFHDVLCLGLMLWASSSIVLVLYRHKQWVQYICRNNLYPISSPENRAIQSILALVSTFVLCYALSFITYVYLALFDNSSWWLVNIAAVIIDCFPTISPFVLMCRDPSRSRLCSICCRRNR, from the exons atgactcacactccttaccctgccccttttgctttgtatccaataaatatcagcgcagcctggc tcggggccactaccggtctccgcatcttggtggtagtggtccccc accaactgtcttttcttttatctctttgtcttgtgtctttatttctccaCTCTCTCGTCTCCGCACACGGGGAGaaacccaccgaccctgtggggctggaccctacacTATTCCAGGTAGTTGTTGGAATCCTGGGGAATTTTTCACTCTTATGTTATTATATGGTCCTTTACTTTAGAGGATACAAGCCAAGATCCACAGATTTGATTCTCAGGCACCTGACTGTAGCTGATTCCTTGGTTATCCTCACTAGAGGAATCCCAGAGACCATGGCAACTTTTGGGTTGAAACAATTTGACAATTATTTTGGATGCAAATTTCTTTTGTATGCACACGGGGTAGGCAGGGGTGTGTCCATTGGAAGCACCTGCCTCTTGAGTGTCTTGCAGGTGATCATCATCAACCCTAGGAACTCCAGATGGGCAGAGATGAAAGTAAAAGCCCCAAAATACATTGGTCTCTCCAATATCCTGTGCTGGGCCTTCCACATGCTGGTAAATGCCATTTTTCCTATTTATACAACTGGCAAATGGAGCAACAACAACATCACAAAGAAAGGAGATTTGGGATATTGTTCCGCCCCACTTAGTGATGAAGTCACAAAGTCAGTATATGCAGCATTCACATCCTTCCATGATGTTTTGTGTCTGGGGCTTATGCTCTGGGCCAGCAGCTCCATCGTTTTGGTCTTGTACAGGCACAAACAGTGGGTACAATACATCTGTAGGAACAATCTCTACCCCATCTCTTCTCCTGAGAACAGAGCCATCCAAAGCATCCTTGCATTGGTGAGCACCTTTGTATTATGTTACGCCCTTTCCTTCATCACCTATGTTTATTTAGCTCTCTTTGATAATTCCAGTTGGTGGCTAGTGAACATTGCTGCAGTCATCATTGACTGTTTTCCAACTATTAGCCCTTTTGTTCTCATGTGCCGTGACCCCAGCAGATCCAGGCTCTGCAGTATCTGCTGCAGAAGAAATAGATGA